The Legionella cincinnatiensis genome includes a region encoding these proteins:
- a CDS encoding DUF3309 family protein has translation MMHLILLIILILLLIGSLPRWPYSREWGYYPSGGVGLLLIIVIILLLL, from the coding sequence ATGATGCACTTAATTTTACTTATAATATTAATTTTACTTTTAATAGGCTCGCTTCCTAGATGGCCCTATAGCAGAGAATGGGGATATTATCCAAGTGGCGGAGTGGGTTTACTTCTTATTATTGTAATTATTTTGTTACTTTTATGA
- the glsA gene encoding glutaminase A — MAPKLLTISLLEDLVRVAELNQEGKTADYIPELANVNQELTAIAVQPIGKESVSYSNSTLYPVTLQSTAKMIPLIGLLEEHGEEQLFEWVKVEPSGDDFASITRLEQFGPKPSNPMLNAGAITLCSHIPGTGEQQFRWLENWVRKLFNQRLSINPLVFASEKRTGDRNRALAYILKSRNNLSAEIQETLDLYFTLCSYEAKLEQMLFLPTLLANGGVDFESGEQIISAETCKIALAIMATCGLYDETGTHMVKTGMPAKSGVSGYTIAVVPGKAGIVVLSPKVNAKGNSIRGEIMLEGLSRALNWHFALP, encoded by the coding sequence ATGGCCCCAAAATTACTTACAATCAGTTTATTAGAAGATCTAGTTCGCGTTGCTGAATTAAACCAGGAAGGTAAAACTGCGGATTATATTCCAGAGCTTGCTAATGTGAATCAAGAATTGACCGCAATTGCTGTACAACCTATTGGTAAGGAGTCTGTTTCTTACAGTAATAGTACTCTTTACCCAGTAACGTTGCAAAGTACCGCTAAAATGATCCCATTGATAGGGCTTCTTGAAGAGCATGGTGAGGAACAATTGTTTGAATGGGTGAAGGTTGAACCTTCTGGCGATGATTTTGCTTCCATTACTCGCTTAGAACAATTTGGTCCAAAACCGTCAAATCCTATGCTAAATGCTGGGGCCATCACTTTATGTTCTCACATTCCCGGCACAGGAGAGCAACAATTTCGCTGGTTAGAAAATTGGGTGCGAAAATTATTTAATCAACGCCTCAGTATTAATCCCTTGGTTTTTGCTTCAGAAAAACGAACTGGTGATCGTAATCGTGCGCTTGCGTATATATTGAAGAGCCGAAATAATCTTAGCGCTGAGATTCAGGAAACATTAGATTTGTATTTTACGCTATGTTCCTATGAAGCGAAATTAGAGCAAATGCTTTTTCTGCCCACCTTGCTCGCAAATGGAGGAGTAGATTTTGAGAGTGGTGAGCAAATTATTTCAGCTGAAACGTGTAAGATTGCTTTAGCAATTATGGCAACTTGTGGTTTATATGATGAAACCGGTACGCATATGGTTAAAACCGGGATGCCGGCGAAAAGCGGGGTGTCTGGTTATACGATTGCTGTTGTTCCTGGAAAAGCAGGCATTGTGGTGTTAAGTCCAAAAGTAAATGCTAAAGGAAATAGTATCCGAGGTGAAATCATGTTGGAAGGTTTATCTAGAGCGTTGAATTGGCATTTTGCCTTGCCTTAA
- a CDS encoding 2'-5' RNA ligase family protein, giving the protein MKLLIKVFAVFLVTFSAYAKKVNVYLLFDAPELHQSIQEFNLYLKKNKLLTRYQIEPFLTHHPLHITLFLADYPEEHIKELQKRVSKIAKHWHPIQIKTSQIVTAGGYVMLDIDNTNRTNGQNPELQRLSDEITMELTELRDFNAPIPNWATSIIEKRKAFLRYGSPNVFFEYSPHFTLMAKHFIDPTQAKQFQQEMSQLIQSYNFSKILTQSSVIGIGYVNSFGQITQEIQRIKLNNQKAPSIPVAR; this is encoded by the coding sequence ATGAAATTACTAATAAAAGTTTTTGCCGTATTCTTAGTAACCTTTTCTGCATATGCTAAGAAAGTGAATGTCTATTTACTTTTTGATGCCCCAGAGCTGCATCAATCTATTCAAGAATTTAATCTTTATTTAAAAAAAAATAAGCTCCTAACTCGTTATCAGATTGAGCCTTTTTTAACTCATCATCCATTACATATTACCTTATTTTTAGCAGATTACCCTGAGGAACATATCAAAGAACTCCAAAAACGAGTTTCCAAAATAGCAAAGCACTGGCATCCAATCCAAATTAAAACAAGCCAGATAGTTACCGCTGGAGGATATGTGATGTTGGATATTGATAATACAAATCGAACCAATGGTCAAAATCCTGAATTACAGCGATTAAGTGACGAAATAACTATGGAGTTAACTGAGTTGCGTGATTTCAATGCTCCAATTCCTAATTGGGCAACGTCAATAATTGAAAAAAGAAAAGCTTTTTTACGTTATGGCAGCCCTAATGTATTTTTTGAATACAGTCCTCACTTTACCTTAATGGCGAAACATTTCATTGATCCAACTCAAGCAAAACAATTTCAACAGGAAATGTCTCAACTTATTCAATCCTATAACTTTTCGAAAATTCTCACCCAATCATCTGTGATTGGCATTGGCTATGTTAATTCTTTTGGTCAAATTACCCAAGAAATCCAAAGGATTAAATTAAATAATCAAAAAGCGCCATCAATACCAGTGGCGCGATAA
- a CDS encoding aminoglycoside 6-adenylyltransferase has protein sequence MKNRRNEKTMLNLIVQVAKNDQRIRAVIMSGSRASPSAKKDIFQDYDIVYLVTDVVPFVEDKNWVTQFGELLIMQRPDEMDGNWPKSQDKYAYLMQFKDWNRIDLTLLHINHLKTMSRDSQSILLLDKDQLIEPFDQPSDNDYLPKQPTAKDFFDCCNEFLWVSTYVAKGLWRKQIPYTKYVSEQGVKKELIQMLIWYIGTQTGFNKTVGIYGKYIENHLEPNLWQAFLQTYVDADFKNMWTSLFKMCELFYDLAIKVSNYFGFSFNQEEFESVVAYLHEVKNNVYQHEISLNCKK, from the coding sequence ATGAAAAATAGACGTAATGAAAAAACAATGCTTAATCTCATTGTTCAAGTCGCGAAAAATGATCAAAGAATTAGAGCTGTGATTATGAGCGGCTCAAGAGCAAGCCCATCTGCAAAAAAAGATATTTTTCAAGATTATGATATCGTATATTTAGTCACAGATGTGGTGCCATTTGTTGAAGATAAAAACTGGGTGACTCAATTTGGTGAGCTACTTATCATGCAAAGGCCTGATGAAATGGATGGGAATTGGCCTAAATCTCAAGATAAATATGCCTATTTAATGCAATTTAAAGATTGGAATAGAATAGATCTCACTTTATTGCATATCAATCACCTCAAAACCATGTCACGGGATAGTCAAAGTATTTTATTACTTGATAAAGATCAGTTAATTGAGCCTTTTGATCAACCTTCAGATAACGATTATTTACCAAAACAGCCTACGGCAAAGGATTTTTTTGATTGTTGTAATGAGTTTTTATGGGTAAGCACTTATGTGGCTAAGGGACTTTGGAGAAAACAGATCCCCTACACAAAATATGTTTCAGAACAGGGAGTAAAAAAAGAGCTCATTCAGATGTTAATTTGGTATATAGGGACTCAAACTGGTTTTAATAAAACTGTAGGAATTTATGGAAAATATATCGAAAATCATCTTGAGCCCAACCTATGGCAAGCATTTTTACAAACCTACGTTGATGCGGATTTTAAAAATATGTGGACTTCATTATTCAAAATGTGTGAACTGTTTTATGATTTGGCCATCAAAGTTTCAAATTATTTTGGTTTTTCTTTTAATCAAGAGGAATTTGAGAGTGTGGTAGCTTATTTACATGAAGTCAAAAATAACGTTTATCAACATGAAATATCGCTTAATTGTAAAAAATAG
- a CDS encoding helix-turn-helix transcriptional regulator, whose protein sequence is MDKNYVNYLPVMQPEHDFILWDGLPKDSPLMTILKDARENFNIAHGVTLIKSYDSKEEHFNFATMSYNDEINNFYIQHPEILERFILYFKDKAKKIIEAALDHAISLSDLGMIKNALKQQEFYREIDYFIENTQIKSISINVEGKHLDLNYTLAHTGYYLLQGLSYKQIAKACYVSIKAVEKRLEKLKDITHTRNKKELIEFLKRSDIKKTLDLALLKRSRHKQKLGWIRLFKQ, encoded by the coding sequence ATGGATAAAAATTATGTCAATTATCTTCCCGTAATGCAGCCTGAACATGATTTTATCCTTTGGGATGGTCTTCCCAAAGACAGTCCTTTAATGACAATTTTGAAAGATGCTCGAGAAAATTTTAATATTGCTCACGGTGTAACCCTTATTAAAAGCTATGATTCAAAAGAAGAGCACTTTAACTTTGCTACTATGAGTTACAATGATGAAATTAATAACTTCTACATCCAGCATCCAGAGATTTTAGAACGCTTTATTCTTTACTTTAAAGACAAGGCTAAAAAAATTATTGAGGCAGCGTTGGATCATGCCATTTCTTTAAGCGATTTAGGCATGATAAAAAATGCCCTAAAACAACAAGAATTTTATCGTGAAATTGATTATTTCATAGAAAATACACAAATTAAGTCTATTTCAATTAATGTAGAAGGAAAACATCTTGATTTGAATTACACTTTAGCACATACAGGATATTATTTACTTCAAGGTTTAAGTTATAAACAAATCGCAAAAGCATGTTATGTGTCAATTAAAGCCGTTGAAAAGCGATTGGAAAAATTAAAAGACATCACCCATACCCGCAATAAAAAAGAGCTGATTGAATTTTTAAAAAGATCTGATATTAAAAAGACCCTTGATCTTGCGTTACTCAAAAGGTCTCGTCACAAACAAAAGCTCGGTTGGATAAGACTTTTTAAACAATAA
- the sugE gene encoding quaternary ammonium compound efflux SMR transporter SugE has product MAWFYLILAGLLEVVWAVKLKDTEGFSKLYPSLITVFAMVLSFAFLAQSLKTLPIGTAYAIWTGIGAVGAVIYGIYFLGEPTSFIRIGCIALIIIAIIGLKLSHHP; this is encoded by the coding sequence ATGGCATGGTTTTATTTAATTCTGGCAGGACTTTTGGAAGTGGTGTGGGCAGTAAAATTAAAAGATACTGAGGGCTTTTCCAAGCTTTATCCTTCACTCATAACCGTTTTTGCCATGGTGTTAAGTTTTGCATTCCTTGCTCAATCATTAAAAACATTACCTATTGGCACTGCTTATGCAATTTGGACAGGGATAGGAGCAGTTGGCGCAGTTATTTATGGCATTTATTTTCTTGGAGAACCTACTTCATTCATACGAATTGGCTGCATTGCCTTAATCATCATTGCTATAATTGGGCTAAAGTTATCTCATCATCCATAA
- the rfbB gene encoding dTDP-glucose 4,6-dehydratase, producing MKILITGGAGFIGSAMVRYLIENTTDTVINVDKLTYAGNLESLNNVINNPRHIFQQVDIRSHDQINHIFSTFQPDAIMHLAAESHVDRSIDGPAEFIQTNIVGTYNLLEATRVYWQSLPISQRESFRFHHISTDEVFGDLETTDEFFTETTPYAPSSPYSASKASSDHLVRAWHRTYGLPTIITNCSNNYGPYQYPEKLIPVIILNALAGKNLPVYGNGTQIRDWLYVNDHVHALYLVLKNGMIGSTYNIGGHNEKQNIEVVHTVCELLEELVPQKPPHIASYKSLIAHIKDRPGHDCRYAIDATKIQRELGWKPQETFESGMRKTVEWYLNHQNWCQTILNKLQQKQSKVIEKELSA from the coding sequence ATGAAAATTTTAATTACTGGTGGTGCAGGGTTTATTGGTTCAGCAATGGTTCGCTATCTTATTGAGAATACAACAGATACCGTAATCAATGTAGATAAGCTCACCTATGCTGGAAATTTAGAATCACTTAATAATGTTATCAACAATCCACGTCATATTTTTCAACAAGTCGACATTCGCTCTCATGATCAAATAAATCATATTTTTTCTACATTTCAGCCTGATGCAATCATGCATTTAGCAGCAGAAAGCCATGTAGATCGATCGATTGATGGGCCAGCCGAATTTATTCAAACCAATATTGTCGGAACTTATAATTTACTTGAAGCGACACGAGTTTATTGGCAATCATTGCCGATAAGTCAACGTGAATCATTTCGTTTTCATCACATCTCTACAGATGAAGTTTTTGGTGATCTAGAAACAACCGATGAATTCTTCACAGAAACCACTCCTTATGCGCCAAGTTCTCCTTATTCAGCAAGCAAAGCAAGCTCCGATCATTTAGTAAGGGCATGGCATAGAACTTATGGATTACCCACAATAATCACAAATTGTTCCAATAACTATGGCCCATATCAATATCCTGAAAAGCTAATTCCAGTCATCATTCTCAATGCCCTTGCTGGAAAAAATTTACCCGTGTATGGCAATGGAACTCAAATTCGCGATTGGTTGTATGTCAATGATCATGTTCATGCTCTTTACTTGGTTTTAAAAAACGGGATGATTGGTTCCACCTATAATATTGGCGGACATAATGAGAAACAAAATATTGAAGTAGTCCATACCGTTTGTGAGTTATTAGAAGAATTAGTGCCGCAAAAACCACCCCATATTGCCTCGTATAAAAGCTTAATTGCACATATCAAAGACCGACCCGGTCATGATTGTCGTTATGCAATTGATGCAACAAAAATTCAACGGGAATTGGGATGGAAGCCCCAAGAAACCTTTGAATCAGGAATGAGGAAAACGGTGGAGTGGTATCTCAATCATCAAAATTGGTGCCAAACTATTTTAAACAAACTACAACAAAAACAATCAAAAGTTATTGAAAAGGAATTATCAGCATGA
- the rfbA gene encoding glucose-1-phosphate thymidylyltransferase RfbA — translation MKGIVLAGGSGTRLYPITQGISKQLLPIYDKPMVYYPLSVLMLAGIREILVITTPEDYPAYQRLLGNGEQFGIKLQYALQPSPDGLAQAFIIGEEFIGQDNVCLVLGDNIFYGHGFTKQLREAAARQTGATVFGYPVKDPERFGVVEFDAQMKAISIEEKPKNPKSHYAVTGLYFYDNQVIDIAKQVRPSYRGELEISCINQFYLECGILHVELLGRGFAWLDTGTHESLLEAASFVQTIEHRQGLKIACLEEIAYKNNWISKEMLAETGRKLCKNSYGTYLLQLIEQSDKRQVKFDVEQLVV, via the coding sequence ATGAAAGGAATTGTGCTCGCAGGAGGCTCCGGAACACGTCTTTATCCTATCACCCAAGGCATCTCAAAACAATTACTCCCTATTTATGATAAGCCTATGGTTTATTACCCTTTATCTGTCTTAATGTTAGCGGGTATTCGTGAAATCCTGGTGATTACTACTCCAGAAGATTATCCAGCATATCAACGACTCTTAGGAAATGGGGAGCAGTTTGGCATAAAATTACAGTATGCATTACAGCCCAGTCCTGATGGTTTAGCCCAGGCATTTATTATTGGTGAAGAGTTTATAGGTCAAGATAATGTATGTTTGGTACTAGGGGATAATATATTTTATGGCCATGGATTTACCAAACAATTACGAGAAGCGGCTGCCCGTCAAACAGGAGCGACTGTTTTTGGGTATCCAGTCAAAGATCCTGAGCGTTTTGGAGTCGTAGAGTTTGATGCGCAAATGAAAGCCATCTCTATTGAGGAAAAACCGAAAAATCCCAAATCACATTATGCGGTGACTGGACTTTATTTTTATGACAATCAAGTCATAGATATTGCCAAACAAGTAAGACCGTCCTATCGAGGTGAATTAGAAATATCGTGTATTAATCAATTCTATCTTGAATGCGGTATTCTCCATGTTGAATTGCTTGGACGTGGATTTGCTTGGCTTGATACAGGAACCCATGAAAGTCTTTTAGAAGCAGCCTCTTTTGTACAAACTATTGAACATCGCCAAGGATTAAAAATTGCTTGTTTAGAAGAAATTGCTTATAAAAACAATTGGATCAGTAAAGAAATGCTTGCAGAAACTGGTAGAAAGCTCTGTAAAAACAGTTATGGAACTTATTTGCTTCAGCTAATAGAGCAAAGTGATAAAAGACAAGTGAAATTTGATGTGGAACAATTAGTAGTGTGA